In a genomic window of Streptomyces sp. NBC_01142:
- a CDS encoding ABC transporter substrate-binding protein, protein MSKTSRIAGAVLGVVALTGSLAACGGDSLEQEKGGSASGGGSGKKGTLVVGAASFTESKVLAELYAQILADAGYSTSVTTVKNRELYEPSLEEGEIDVVPEYAATMAEFLNAKVNGPKAPDDKPVASSDVTATVAALTGLAEPRGLKVLPAGAAVDQNAFAVSKEFAEKNKLKTLSDLGKSKLKVKIAAGDECEVRPFCAPGLKKTYGIDVSGIDPKGVGTPQSKQAVKDGDDQLVLTTTTDAVIDGLVFLDDDKKLQNADNVLPVVNAKDAGSKEIADALGRLTKALTTEDLAELNRKVDAERAKPQDAARAYLESKGLLKK, encoded by the coding sequence ACGGGTTCTCTCGCCGCGTGCGGTGGCGACAGCCTGGAGCAGGAGAAGGGCGGCTCGGCATCGGGCGGCGGCTCGGGCAAGAAGGGCACGCTCGTCGTCGGCGCGGCGTCCTTCACCGAGTCCAAGGTTCTCGCCGAGCTCTATGCGCAGATCCTGGCGGACGCCGGATACTCGACGTCCGTCACCACCGTGAAGAACCGTGAGCTGTACGAACCCTCCCTGGAGGAGGGCGAGATCGACGTCGTACCGGAATACGCCGCGACCATGGCCGAATTCCTCAATGCCAAGGTGAACGGGCCGAAGGCGCCCGACGACAAGCCGGTGGCATCCAGCGATGTCACCGCCACCGTCGCGGCGCTCACCGGGCTCGCCGAGCCGCGCGGACTGAAGGTGCTGCCGGCCGGCGCCGCCGTCGACCAGAACGCCTTCGCGGTGAGCAAGGAATTCGCCGAGAAGAACAAGCTCAAGACCCTTTCCGATCTTGGGAAGTCGAAGCTGAAGGTGAAGATCGCGGCGGGCGACGAGTGCGAGGTGCGGCCGTTCTGCGCGCCGGGTCTGAAGAAGACGTACGGCATCGATGTGTCGGGCATCGACCCCAAGGGCGTCGGCACCCCGCAGTCCAAGCAGGCGGTCAAGGACGGTGACGACCAGCTGGTGCTCACCACCACCACGGACGCGGTGATCGACGGCCTGGTCTTCCTCGACGACGACAAGAAGCTCCAGAACGCCGACAACGTCCTTCCGGTGGTCAATGCCAAGGACGCGGGTTCCAAGGAGATAGCCGACGCCCTCGGCAGGCTCACCAAGGCGCTGACCACCGAGGATCTCGCCGAGTTGAACCGCAAGGTGGACGCCGAGCGCGCGAAGCCGCAGGACGCGGCAAGGGCGTATCTGGAGTCCAAGGGCCTGCTCAAGAAGTAG
- a CDS encoding NADH-quinone oxidoreductase subunit D: MTETTVGIGGAAESTDMVLNIGPQHPSTHGVLRLRLVLDGERIQHAEPVIGYMHRGAEKLFEARDYRQIVMLANRHDWLSAFSNELGVVMAVERMLGMEVPERAVWTRTLLAELNRVLNHLMFLGSYPLELGGITPIFHAFREREDLQHVMEEVSGGRMHYMFNRVGGLKEDLPAGWLGRAREAVAALRSRMDIYDRLVLGNEIFRGRTRGVGALSAEAVHAYGVSGPIARASGVDFDLRRDEPYLAYADLQDTLKVVTRTEGDCLARFEVLLDQTHNALELADACLDRIADLPPGPINQRLPKVLKAPEGHTYAWTENPLGINGYYLVSKGEKTPYRLKLRSASFNNIQALTELLPGTLVADMVAILGSLFFVVGDIDK, encoded by the coding sequence ATGACGGAGACGACGGTCGGCATCGGCGGCGCGGCGGAGAGCACCGACATGGTGCTCAACATCGGTCCCCAGCACCCTTCCACGCACGGCGTGCTGCGCCTCCGTCTCGTACTCGACGGGGAGCGCATCCAGCACGCCGAGCCGGTCATCGGCTATATGCACCGCGGCGCCGAGAAGCTCTTCGAGGCGCGCGACTACCGCCAGATCGTGATGCTGGCCAACCGCCACGACTGGCTCTCCGCGTTCTCCAACGAGCTCGGTGTCGTCATGGCCGTCGAGCGGATGCTCGGCATGGAGGTCCCGGAGCGCGCGGTCTGGACCCGTACGCTCCTCGCCGAGCTCAACCGGGTTCTGAACCACCTCATGTTCCTCGGGTCGTACCCCCTCGAACTGGGCGGAATCACCCCGATCTTCCATGCGTTCCGGGAACGCGAGGACCTCCAGCACGTCATGGAGGAGGTCTCCGGCGGCCGGATGCACTACATGTTCAACCGGGTCGGCGGCCTCAAGGAGGACCTCCCGGCCGGCTGGCTGGGCCGCGCCCGCGAGGCCGTCGCCGCGCTGCGCTCCCGGATGGACATCTACGACCGCCTGGTCCTGGGCAACGAGATCTTCCGGGGCCGTACGCGCGGCGTGGGCGCGCTCTCCGCCGAGGCGGTCCATGCGTACGGAGTGAGCGGCCCCATCGCCCGCGCCTCGGGCGTCGACTTCGACCTGCGCCGCGACGAGCCGTACCTCGCATACGCCGACCTCCAGGACACCCTCAAGGTCGTCACCCGTACCGAAGGCGACTGCCTGGCACGCTTCGAGGTCCTGCTCGACCAGACGCACAACGCGCTGGAGCTCGCGGACGCCTGCCTGGACCGGATCGCGGACCTGCCGCCCGGGCCGATCAACCAGCGGCTGCCGAAGGTCCTGAAGGCCCCCGAGGGCCACACCTACGCCTGGACCGAGAACCCGCTCGGCATCAACGGCTACTACCTGGTGTCCAAGGGCGAGAAGACCCCGTACCGCCTGAAGCTCCGCTCGGCGTCCTTCAACAACATCCAGGCGCTGACCGAGCTGCTGCCGGGGACGCTGGTCGCGGACATGGTGGCGATCCTGGGCTCGCTGTTCTTCGTCGTCGGCGACATCGACAAGTAG